GAAACATCTCCCGCTGCGCCCCGGTATCGATCTCCGGAACCTCAAGGGCCAGCGCGGCACCCCCGAACACGCTTGCAACGACCAGGACGGCATTCACGTACTCGCGCAAGAATCTCCTCATGCGGGTCCTCCGGTTCGAGAAATGATGGTGAGGGGCCGGTTGCGGCGTACCGGGGATGGGTTCTTTAGTTGTGTCACGGGGCCACCGCAACTCGGTGCTTACGAATATTTGTCCAAGCGGGCGCCGCCCGCTGCGGGGTCACTCCGGGAGTTGCTGCTCCGGCTTCTTCGCCATGTAGTTGGCGAGAAGAACCAAAATTCCAACATCATCTAATCACCCGAGAATCGGAATAATATCGGGGATCAGGTCGATGGGACTGACCAGGTAGAACACCGCCCCGACGACCGCTATCGCCTTCTTCATGTCCTGCTCCATAGATGGGACCCGAGCGGGCCCAGAACGGGGATCGTTACAACTCGATGCCCGAGTCGGGCTCCAGTGTGAAGGACTTCCTTGGTGACGCGTGCAACCCGTTCGACATTCCGGGGGATTCGTATTCCGGTACTTCCACCCGCAGCGTGACGATCGGTAACGCCTGCCGGAAGAACCGAACGCTCTCTCCCGTGGGCTCGACAACTCCGGCCCTCACCAGGGCCTCTAACATGCCCTCGGTGCGATCGAAATCGTTCACCACGATCTGACCGCTCTTGAGGTCCGCGTGCGGCGTGTCGAGCGTCGCCCACGCCGCGAACGCGCCGTGCTCCGCGTCCCGGAGGCACACGGCTACTCCGCCGTTCGGGTAACGGCTCCGGTACGCGAGGCGCTCGCGCCCGCGAAACGTCACCCGGACCGGTTCCGGTGTCATCGCTCACTCCTTGTGGCTCTCGGGAACGGAACCTTCGGGGGCCGCGCGGGGACCCGGTACACGTTCAGTTGCCGGCGCAACTCGTCCGCGATGCCGCGCAAGAGTTTCTCCTGGGGTTCGTCGGCCAGTTCGCTCACCCGGTCGAGGAGTGCCTGGCGGGCGCGCTCCAACTAACTCTGGAACTCGCGCGGCTGCGTCACGATCATCACGGCTGGTACCTCTCAAATCAAAGCCGCCCGCTGTCGGGCGGCACGGCTCAGTTGCGACTGGGTGCGGGAACGGCGCCCGGTGGTTGGAACTCACAGAACGCCAACAGGGTGGTCATGAGTACCTCGGTCACGCGCCGGACCAGGCACTCGCGTGACCCCGGTCGCGTGCGGGAACAGTTCTTGAACCAGGACGCACGCACTCGGAAGGGCCACGTCCTCGGCGTAACCCGGATCAAAGGTCACGGGCGCCCCCTTCCTGGGCCTTCGGAGGGGACGGGTTCAGAAGGGCCTTGAGCTTCTCGGCTAGGCCGGCCGTGGCGCCGAACCGGAGCGCGAGCAGCAGGGCCCGCACCCCGTCAGCACGAAGCAGAAGGTAAGGCACCCCAGGCCCATCAGGGCCTCGCCGACCAAACTCGCGGGCGTGTATGAACTCCTGGGTGTGACGACCGTCCCGGGATCGGTTCACGGGCTCTCGCCGGGACGGTCGCATGTTGGCCCACCACGGGTGGGCGGGCGTAAACGTGACTGCCTGTAACTCGACGCGAACGCGTGTATCGAGATTTCACTCCTTTCGTCGAGACACAACCTGTTCGGGCGGTTCGACGGGCCACGCGCGGAGACGCGCTCCTGCGCGAGGCTCGGTTCGAGGTTACCGGGGCCCTCGGGCAAACGGGTGGACACGGGCCGGGGCGAGCGGCCCGTAACCCTCATCACTTCTTGAAGAGCCCTCCCAGGATGTTCTGGGCGGCGCTCTTGCCGGCTTCTTGGGCGAGCGCCCCGCCGGCCCCACTGCGGAGCAGGAGCACGCCCAGCGCGAGAAGGCCCCCGCACCCGAAGAAGAACAGGAAGCACAGTTGGTCGAAGAAACTGGCAAACGGGGTCATGGGATCGTCCTCTCAAGGTTGGGTCGGGTGAACTTACATCTCCATCCCGCCGCGCTCCTGCTGGTGCTCGGGCGCGAGGTGGGATTCGGGTGCGGGTGCGTCCGGGGTAACCCCGTGCTCGGGTGCGTGGGCTTGTTGCCCGGCGCCGTACGGCACGAACCCGCTCCCGGTGAACAGCACGTTGGCGATCTCGGCCGCCCCTTGCACGCCCAGGCGCTTGAACTCCGCGCCGACCTCGGGACCGATGTCTTGCACCCGCGCGGCCGCGGTCTCGAGCGCCTTGTTCAACCAGTCCGATACTTTCGCCATGAGTCCCTTCCGCTTCGGGACAGGGGGGAACGAATCGACGTCCCGGGTTCCGGGGAACCCGTTCGGGCCACCGGGCCGCCCGGCCCGAATTTCGTGGCCTTCCGCTTCTCGCTCACCGCGAGGGCGAACAGGATCGTCAGGGTGAGTATGGCCAGGTCCCGGGTCAGCGTGTTCAGGGCGGCTGCCATCCGCCTCACGAATCCGGGCGTGCGGCCCAGGAACCGCTCCTCGTAGTAGCGCAACAGCCGGGTCATGATCGGGGGCACGCCCGGGGCAAAGGTGATCGCCGTGCGCGGGTCCAAATTAAGCACCTCGTCGGGCTTGAGCAGGCGCCGCCCGACCTGGGACCAGTTGTCGTTGTGCCCCGACGAGGACTCCCTGGTGTGCTGGCCCGGACCGGTCCCGCCGGACGAGTACGAGTGCGAGGAGCCGGTGTTGGACCCGCCGCTGGTGACCACGATCGTGGACCCGCGTCTTCATCTCGCGTTCGATATCACG
This region of Gemmata massiliana genomic DNA includes:
- a CDS encoding type IV secretory system conjugative DNA transfer family protein — protein: MVTSGGSNTGSSHSYSSGGTGPGQHTRESSSGHNDNWSQVGRRLLKPDEVLNLDPRTAITFAPGVPPIMTRLLRYYEERFLGRTPGFVRRMAAALNTLTRDLAILTLTILFALAVSEKRKATKFGPGGPVARTGSPEPGTSIRSPLSRSGRDSWRKYRTG
- a CDS encoding DUF1232 domain-containing protein, translated to MKKAIAVVGAVFYLVSPIDLIPDIIPILG